The Nicotiana tomentosiformis chromosome 2, ASM39032v3, whole genome shotgun sequence genome includes the window AGTTGGATCAATGTTGGAACCTCCAAAACTTGCTGCCTGTCAAGAAAAATAGTTACAGAGATTGTTATAGTGGAGATTCATTGTGCTGCTGTTGACGCATGAACGAATACTCAAATCTGAATGATTGATACTTGTTCTGACATCTTTGTTTATCGCATAAAACAACTAAGGCAGAAAAATGATCCCTTTAGAGAAGCTATCTTGAAAAAGGAAGCTAGTAGTGCTCATCTTCAACAATTTATAGTACTTGGAACTAATTTTGACAAGAACGAGGCCGGTGAGTTAATACTCAATGCAAAAGTAGTAGTATGAAGCCCTCACCAGTATCACTGCACGGCAATGCTTCAAACCCTAACCTTTGGAGATAACAAAGTCCTAACACTAtagttaaaagaaaatagaacTACAAAAAAGTTGTTTTTCTCTGCTCTATGAAGAAAATTCTTATAATATGCACAGCAGCCATGTGCATGTCCGAGGATGCTTTTGTCTTGCAATATTCTATGGGCGTTAAACACCCTTTATTTATAAAGATGTGAACAAGCAGATGTTATCATGTTTTAGAACACCGGCAAAAACAGTGTTGTTGGACAAACCTCAAAGGTGCCATACAACTGGTGAGTAGTGTAATTGTAGAGGAACAAGGGTAACCCTGGTGTTATTGCCCGCACGGAATCTCTATACCTTGGAGGTAGACCTGAAAAAGAAAGATTGGAGTTGAGATGTGATAAAAACGAATATACTTCCAGCACCATATTTATCAATGACTTCAACTTTCTCTGCAGTTTGCTCTATTGGCACAAATTGAACTGTATAAGCTTTTAGATTCTATAAAATTAGGATCTCACTTTTTTTCCCCTCTCACAAGTGATTCAAACTCTCATCAGCCACAAACAGTGAAATGTTAAAGCAGCTAAAATGCATAAAAACTGACATTTCAAGAAAAGGACTTCTTTTTTAGTTAAATCCCCACTCATGCTTTCACCTGCTGCGGTGGTGCCGAGTTTGGCATTGACCTCGTATACTAATATTGTTAACAAAAAGTACAAAGTAGGGGGGACATAAACATAACCTCCAATCCTACTGGTGGTTACTCTAGTCAACTATCTTGCTAAAGAAGTAAAGATGGTTTAACTAGTCAACCAAGAAGAGAACATTCATTCTCTTAAATGTGGTATTACTTCATTATTTCAGTCACGCTGTTGACCAAACAGGTTAGGTTCAATATGCACTGAAGATGTTTATAACCTACTGTATACAAGCCATAAGTTCTACACTTTCTTATGCCAAACAAACAAGTCCATTTAGTTAAAAAAAAGATTAAAAGATCATAGAAAAGTTACCAAACAGCTGGCGCTTCAAGTCTTCCTGCATCGTGTCATTGTTGCAGACAAATATATACCCTCCAAGAACTTCATTCCTGGGCAGTGTCTCAGCAGCAGGCAAAGTCTTAAACCTTTTTTCAACAGCATTATTCCCATTCGTATTCTCACTATTGTTGATGTTGCATTGTTCATTCATGTGGTTGCTGTTGAACTTGATAAAAGACATATTTCCCAAGCCGTTGACATTGGGTTTCGGATAAACTGAATTAATGTTACAAACGCCATTCCTAACGGAACTCTTAGTCATATTTTCAGTCATCATGCTATCCAAATTTAACATGTTAAAGTTAAGGCTTTCACACTTGTTATACTCCTGATAACCAAGATAATCCCTGGGCCTAATTTCCGCTGATCCCTTCGAAAAGTCAAGGTTATTCCTCCGCTCACCCTTGGACTTTATCTGCTCCGCCAATTTTATAGCAGCCGTTGTCCATTTATGATCTTCCGACACTTTTGATTGGCCTCGAAGCTCATCCCCAAATTGCCAATAGCTGTGCATATTCTCCATGTTGCAGTTTGACTACTAAATTATACAGCTCGAGAATCTGCATAACATACATTTTAGCGGAACCAAAAATCAGATGAAAAGCACTAATAAGTGAGTCCGTCATAAAATTTCAGGCTATATTCTGGATATCACAGCAAAAGGAGTTAAAATCAAAGCACTTCATAGTATACGATACTAGCTTTTACTGAACAAATACTACTTGAATTACACTATGGATCAGCTAATAGTGACAACACAACAATATCAGCTTCAAAGTGTCAATATGGGGTGATTAGGAAGTTGGGAACAATAATCATAATAAAGAAAACTTAAAAATTTATGGTAATTGTGTCAACAACAGCTTTCTTAGGAGAAAACTGAAAAAACTTAACCAAAGTTTTCAGTAACCAGTACAGAAAATAGTTGAAATCCAAATAAGAAACAATACTAAGTGTGATGAAATCAAGCCCAAACATGGTCAGGTAGACAATTTAAGCAATATTGACCCAATGAATAAGAGATAAGATCATCAAATTGGAAATGCAGCAATATGCTGCTTAGTTTAAACTTTAAACTAACATAGAAGCAGCCAAGCAGGTCATCAAATAAATTTATTTAGCTAAAAATATGAAGAGCTTACTTGAAATTTGATCAACCAAAATATTCTTCAATCACAATAACCCTAGAATTTGGGATCCATAGCTAAAACATAAAGCTGCAAAGCAAGAAAAGTGAGAAGCTAGTACCAGTACCAGGTATTTTGAAACTTTACTTTACACCTAATACTTTAAGCTGGCAACACTTTATGTAACTTAAATTTACATTTCTGACATTAGATATTATTTCAAATTTTAAGGTGGAGCCTGTATGAATTGAATGATTAAATCACGCGCTTTAGGTGACGTGTGTGGCCAGCTTCAGATACTTGACGTCTTGACCATCACTGGATGATTAAAGTAGTAATGCACGCGCTATCTGTGCGAATGTGTATGGATTTGTATGTGTGGTCAGACATCGGTGTCGTAAATGTAATTTAAAGGGCTGTCGGTTGAACAAGAAACACGGGCCACCAATCCCGTACTTGGTTTTGGGCCAGTTAAAGTTTCCTGACCCGACTGAAAAGAGCCCAAATGCCACAGCACTGGTCTGATCCATACAACCAGAAAAAGGAAAGagcccatatatatatattagatgttGATTTTTTTTCGCTTTCTTcatctgatatatatatatatatatatatatatatatatatatatatatatatatatatatatatgaacgtgcgttgcacgttaataatgacacatgatgatttaaatatttatttatatgaaggaacaataaaatttaattaataagagaaattttatgtataataatataacaatcatctaaatgctgaaaaatattattacattagcataatacgtgaatttaaaataaaaggacatcatcaaaacttacacaaatgatcaattttttcatgttagttagataattatgtattatagtttaaaagtatttaatgtgatggtatcttaaagaacacttctttgtggacaatattctTTTTTGTATATGTTTTCTCATAATGttttggttgctctgccttaactAGAACTCTTTTTGTCAATCTTGATATCTCTCTTTAAAGTGCAACATACaattgttcgtgcaagaaaatatattatggttagtatagtccaatatttaggatgtttatccttgtactttatttattatatttgcaaaacataaacatactaaaaattattttcacacaatttaaaagaatattccttagtttcggaagacgaaagttgaattcaacGCTGAGAATATACTTAGAaacacattgaccagtatcataatttttgcatgtgtgatgttattgtcaaaacttctatataccatttgtgtgctattacataagctattcggcgtatttaagtttttcagtagcatgacgagcatatttttcttcaaaatcaacctatatacaatggaagatcaacttagtctattatatatacggtgacactaacatacgtaagaaataataaacttgacaacaaacatgtatggtagaaggccgTTTGgcattaaagtatttaagtactcttcttggtagtaattattggtatcattttctactaagccaaaaacataaaaatattttgtttttactataaaatttttgcaatcaaccttttatttagttgatcaacatattcatttcttctagctaagatatctttttaattctatcatacGATTTacacaaattgcgttttaatctaatgatagaaatatttcttttattcaatgcactactattatcattgggattgataaccaagtgttcagaaataatcaaatcatcttttattggatgctcttattcgtttccgatacgaagcaagaagacactaaatactggatctgttctcactttatattttttgtcagttaaatctttttcatttgaggccaaaAGTATAACTTGGCAAACTACCTTTTAAagtctctgcttttgtcgattttggaagtACTGGTAGTACTTAACATAAATTACCtgccaaaccattaatttttcactaaacggttcattaatatccaatatatctctagaactctgTTTGATACTTAGCCATAAGTGTTTCATcctatattatcaattttgcgttccttataaatttagcaccattgctctgctttgatatatttgtgatggttatttaaattatttgaagagatatatcaaatctaaagtgagcGGCCTtacaataaaatcgttgttggtacaccacttgctattattgctaacaatgtgtaacgacccgacttgtcgttttaagaatttacacctCGTTCattggcttaaggtctcgagaagttttcgtaatatgtattatgacccgtgggtatggtcgagtttgattttcggaatttaattaaaagaacaattcttatttagaaacttaaatggaaagagttgatcggagagttaacttttgagcaaacgacccaggagtggaatttcgatgatggcaatagcttcgtatgatgatttcggacttaggcgtatgttcggatttggatttggaagtccgtaggacaatttgacacattttggcgaaagttggaaaatataagattttggaaaaagtccaacggaagggtgaatttttgataacgaggtcagatttcgatttcGGAAATGGGAATATCTCACTtacatcaattatgacttgtgtgcaaaatttgaagtcattccgtattgatttgatacgtttcagcgcaaaatatagaagttggaggatttgaaaacttataattcgatttgatgcgcgattcgtaatttcggcgttgtttgatgtggtttgaagactcgactaagttcgtattgtgctTTTGGACATGTtgttataattggttgaggtcccgggggcctcgggtaaatTTCGAAAAGTTAACGGAGCAATTCAGACTTGgaagaagctgctggaaaatggcagtagctgttggattcgcacctgcgaaattttggGCACAGgtgcgacctcgcagaagcgagctgggCAGAGCTGGAGGAAGGTCGCAGATGTGGAcagccttccgcacctgcgcaatcgcaggtgcgatattTGCTACGCAAAAGCGACGaggcagcgcagaagcggaaatgctgcgcacctgcgatcagcgcagaagcggaactggCTCCGTAGGTGCGAGCTTTGTGGCTGGGCAGTAACATCGCAGAAGCGTGTATTCGCTCGCAAAAGCGAACACGCATGTGCGAAAATGAGTCCGCATGTGTGAAACTGGGCagaatcataaggaccaaaaatggtcatttttggcatttcgttttggaatttttggagctcgaatttgggcgattctggagggatttttcacaagtttggttggggtaagtgttctatatcctaaagtgattatatttcatgaatctatgattatattcatcatttaattcgtatttaaatggaagaaatcaagatttctataaaatcttccaaaaacaaaaatttaagatttgaaggtcgagttgttattggaattcaataaaattggtatggttgaactcgtatcgaaatgagtgttcggatttcgtgaaaattatgtcgggttccgaggggcgagccccgcattgacttttgttgactttttggaataaatttttaagtcgacgtattattatccagaattgtttccgatgaattttaatgaagttatacaattaatttggatagatttgagctgtacggaggtcaattcaagcaagaaggcgattttggaatatcgtcataacttcaaagaggtaagtgtcttgcttaacctcgagtgggagaattacccattaggcattgagtcttatgtatcatttgtgaaatgtgaaaagccgtgtacgcgaggtgacgagtacgtactcgggcttatatgtgcaaatttttattggattaaagtcttaggcattattgtgtagtaaattggataatcgtggataattaataaatcatctatttgctatgactaaatccttgttgttgaatttatttttatatgacaatttgatgaaattactacttgtatatttatgtgaattccgtgagtttgatggttaatatttcttgaaatttaattttattatggatttttcatctgcaaataattatttttgggtgttatatatattgtgtggagccttgggctatttgttgtgaaattaattgattttgttatatctttggaatttggttgtggccattgggcaaattatgatatgatttgattttgttatgttgccgtaaTAATTTTCGGTGTAAATTATTGTactgtgtgagttattattttggggagataagggtgacatttcagtgttgttgtgtttgttagaatattgtcggggcagagcgataagggtggctatagtaacgataagggtggcaataagagcgataagggtggctattgatattgtctgggcggagcgataagggtggctataagagtgataagggtggcaataggagcgataaggggtggctattgtcagggacgatatgtgatgatgtggggttgtggtgttgataattttcatgtgatgttgtgattttcttgtgtttacttttataccttgtgcaatttgtcttgttgttggtaaattgataacaatctgatttatgttaaaattgagagcatgtggctattgccaggcagattataaattgaaatgtgggcacgaaatgccgtgagtaaataatgaggatatttggcacgtgaattgcccgtgcaattgtgatatgaaatgtggggcacgaggtgttgtgatgaaatgataatgatatttggcacgtgaattgtccgtgcagttgtgagatgaaatgagggcatggggtgccggaaaaatatgatgatttaattatgggtacgaggtgccgtggaaatatgaaaatgggccgagacccgtgtttacgaaaaatatgaaaataggtTGAGATCCGTATTTTTATgactatgaaatgaggtgtcacatggtgactttttaattgaaagaattatattcaaaatatttatttggaaggatttttattcaaaaagaattatatgaaagaattgtatttgaaagatatttatttgaggaaattatatttgaaaagatttattgaaagaattatatttgaaaaataattatttgagaaaactacatttgaaaaagagttatttggaagaattaaatgtgaaggatatttatttgaaaaacttgaattaattgggcgtacatttatttattaattgttgagtgatatttatggtattcttgttgtcttgctgcgcataccactggttgttttatcctgctcttattgctatctgtttcctagtattttgtatattatattgcacaggttattagactagtgagtgtcttgactgtacctcgtctctactccattgaggttagtcttgatacttactgggtaccgaccgtggcgtactcatactacacttctgcatatttttgtgcagagccaggtattgaagatagcGGACTTGAAcaaagttaaagcgggatcgtaaggattcaaggtagagctgctcgatcgtcgcagtcccttgtagtcttttcatttcattgtactgttaacttgtaatcaaatagtattgtacattcggtcctcgtgatcgttctatgtattcagttagagttcgtaactcagtactaccagtcttgggaggttgtatatttatatttgttccactgttggttttgattacttatttaattaaaaaaatagcttcaaaaatgtaatggaaatcggcttacctagtcttagagactatgtgccatcacgactcccatggtggaattttgggccgtgacacaaTGCCATGCCTCttaatatgatatttgcaagtaatgcgtGACATACAAACATTATTTCGATTTCTCtagaggcatctacaaagaataatcatgttatatatcacgacccaatttcacttataggtcgtgatggcgcccaacactacagctaggcaagccaactaataaattaaacgtatattgattaaacttttaatctaagaaaaataataaaataccaaattctaccaatgtgtgtgccaaaacctagtgtcacaagtgtatgagcatctattagattatacataaactccaaatactgtctgaaataaaatagacagaatgtaaatataagaagacactggtagttgcagaacggttcagaaaggcaactcaccactatgcctctggataacgtgggtataAGACGATagatcccccactagtacttgcgtcaggtcctgcacaaaaagtgcagcaagtgtagcatgagtacgtaaacaacgtatacccagtaagtatcaagcctaatctcgaagtggtagagacgagatgaccgactttcacactcactacgggtcaataataataattgaaataaaactaaaatatataa containing:
- the LOC104096494 gene encoding B2 protein-like; translated protein: MENMHSYWQFGDELRGQSKVSEDHKWTTAAIKLAEQIKSKGERRNNLDFSKGSAEIRPRDYLGYQEYNKCESLNFNMLNLDSMMTENMTKSSVRNGVCNINSVYPKPNVNGLGNMSFIKFNSNHMNEQCNINNSENTNGNNAVEKRFKTLPAAETLPRNEVLGGYIFVCNNDTMQEDLKRQLFGLPPRYRDSVRAITPGLPLFLYNYTTHQLYGTFEAASFGGSNIDPTAWEDKKCKGESRFPAQVRIRVRKLGKPLEEDAFRPVLHHYDGPKFRLELSVPETLDLLDLCEKSGV